In a genomic window of Epinephelus fuscoguttatus linkage group LG23, E.fuscoguttatus.final_Chr_v1:
- the LOC125883357 gene encoding uncharacterized protein LOC125883357, producing the protein MAGVANLCLPGWDEWKTQMLEKRRRRWRERVRARVRVSLWDKVHVCIEEEDEEDDMEEEEAEGTSSEEEKVSQGEEKEEEGIVMRGAEEMEDGGENDVGGGGREDGVGNMEGIEAGRRVDVEEEQKEEENEIERGVKEDDEDDREVIEADERVDVEEEEKEEENGVVREESEDLGEEESVVEREVIENGEVEKVEEQDVTGAEEIEEEEEDKENEFHREREEAEELEGGEEEREDEVEDEVVSERQVRGGEQVEEEDDGEEEHQEQEKTGQYHLAEPFREHMRRIEDENIWQNQEGARREPNTINETGNVSDSVESDYEDSDLTGSEDEFYIFDRMNNEERAAEKQYLEELEDTDDKSCRNENSILEALTSEEKKVEKDKGEKLTDEKEIKSLATQEEELHVDHKKLQQEEEESTDEEDAEHSTDEEAGENNVVKIYCKDDYCRDVFRTLTEFRDSSLLTDLTLTTEDGRSFHVHSPVLAAVSSHIRESIIQSNKHRCKDRVDERKDTSSGVHWWSVSLGPEVDHIGLKAVVDFAYTGHIPCLNMNTLHQIKAAAQMLGAPRVLDLCEEEEEVPQKTGGQKKEERISAADQMTISLQSIKQLWADRVGCDVILEALGGSLHVHRVILAVCSDYFRGMFTLGMKESYQSCVTLPFLLASELEVLIECSYSGALPLSWKYVFELTSTTLQLQYQPALSLCLDFLHQEINPHSCLDVASFAEAYEMEQLLEVADDFVLRQFQKVACIPKFKDLPAKQLLKYLNSRSLCVPSELVVFKAVVTWIQARPQVRMNLAKDLMKTIHFPIMTFKEFKEVQSLPMWSDHSLAELYQAVFKDFCSNETQCRIYLPKESLVLIGGEQISEDLCKRSISRELWFGNSLRNHGGVKKAMEWRKLGDMPEAERFNHEVAVLNGHLYVIGGKKYYGIHDTLNSVYRYDPLQNSWESLADMQEKRGSFSVVVLDGKIYAIGGYCDPEYRESVERYCPTENSWSFVWPLDLPLAAHVAKVLQGQIFVSGGLSNNNQHLASMFLYHPETGSTYLANMAKPRARHCMETLSGCLYVAGGITTGVDINVVDQLACEVYNPVADSWTAFTSLPVPHVGAGSVVLEGKFYVLGGYSQEDYSDTKLVHRYDPTTQKWENMGKMPGPNNDIRASLLHLPSHFRL; encoded by the exons ATGGCAGGAGTAGCTAACCTGTGCCTCCCGGGCTGGGATGAGTGGAAGACACAGAtgctggagaagaggaggaggagatggagggagagggtgAGGGCAAGGGTGAGGGTGAGTCTTTGGGATaaagtgcatgtgtgcattgaggaggaagatgaggaggatgatatggaggaagaggaagcagaGGGCACAAGCAGTGAGGAAGAAAAAGTGAGCCAAGGTgaggaaaaggaagaagaagggaTAGTGATGAGGGGagcagaggagatggaggatgGGGGAGAAAATGACGTAGGTGGGGGGGGTAGGGAAGATGGGGTGGGCAACATGGAGGGGATAGAAGCAGGTAGAAGGGTAGATGTGGAGGAAgaacaaaaagaggaagaaaatgagATAGAGAGGGGGGTTAAAGAAGATGACGAGGATGACAGGGAGGTGATTGAAGCAGATGAAAGGGTAGACgtggaagaagaagagaaagaagaagaaaatggtgTGGTGAGGGAGGAATCAGAGGATCTGGGGGAAGAGGAGAGTGTGGTGGAAAGGGAGGTCATAGAGAATGGGGAGGTGGAGAAAGTGGAGGAACAGGATGTGACAGGAGCAGAAGAAatcgaggaagaggaggaggataaaGAAAATGAGTTTCATAGGGAGAGGGAGGAAGCTGAGGAActagaaggaggagaggaagaacgAGAAGATGAGgtagaggatgaagtggtttcGGAAAGGCAGGTGaggggaggagagcaggtcgaggaggaagatgatggggAAGAGGAGCATCAGGAACAGGAGAAAACTGGACAATATCACCTTGCAGAACCATTCAGAGAACATATGAGAAGAATTGAGGATGAAAACATTTGGCAAAACCAAGAAGGTGCAAGGCGAGAACCAAATACAATCAATGAAACTGGAAACGTGTCTGATTCAGTGGAATCCGATTATGAAGACTCTGACTTGACGGGATCGGAGGATGAATTCTACATCTTTGACAGAATGAATAAtgaagagagagctgctgaaaaACAATATCTTGAGGAACTGGAAGATACTGATGATAAGTCATGCAGAAATGAAAATAGCATACTGGAAGCATTGActtctgaggaaaaaaaagttgagaaAGATAAAGGTGAGAAGTTGACAGATGAGAAAGAAATTAAATCTCTGGCAACTCAAGAAGAAGAGCTTCATGTTGATCACAAAAAGCTtcaacaggaagaggaagagtcTACAGATGAGGAGGATGCAGAACATTCAACAGACGAGGAAGCAGGTGAGAACAATGTGGTTAAGATCTACTGCAAGGATGATTATTGCAGGGATGTATTCCGCACCTTGACAGAGTTCAGGGACTCCTCCCTTCTCACTGACCTTACTTTGACAACGGAGGATGGGCGGAGTTTCCATGTACACTCCCCTGTCCTGGCTGCTGTCAGCTCCCATATCCGAGAAAGCATTATTCAAAGTAATAAACACAGATGCAAGGATAGAGTTGATGAAAGGAAAGATACAAGTTCTGGAGTCCACTGGTGGTCAGTGTCTCTCGGTCCAGAGGTGGATCATATTGGATTAAAGGCAGTTGTGGATTTTGCCTACACTGGACACATACCATGTTTGAACATGAACACTTTGCACCAGATAAAGGCAGCGGCTCAAATGTTGGGTGCCCCCAGGGTGCTGGATCtctgtgaggaggaagaggaggtgccCCAAAAAACTGGAGGGcagaagaaagaggaaaggaTCTCGGCTGCAGATCAAATGACGATAAGTCTTCAGTCAATCAAACAGCTGTGGGCGGACAGAGTGGGCTGTGATGTCATTCTGGAAGCTCTCGGAGGATCGCTTCATG TCCACAGAGTCATTCTGGCAGTGTGCAGTGACTACTTCCGTGGCATGTTCACCTTGGGGATGAAAGAGTCCTATCAGTCCTGCGTGACCCTTCCCTTCCTTTTGGCTTCAGAGCTGGAGGTTCTGATTGAGTGCTCCTACAGCGGGGCTCTCCCCCTCAGCTGGAAGTATGTCTTCGAGCTCACCAGCACCACTCTTCAGCTCCAGTACCAACCTGCCCTCTCCTTGTGCCTTGACTTCCTGCATCAAGAAATAAATCCTCACTCCTGCCTGGATGTTGCATCTTTTGCTGAGGCCTACGAGATGGAGCAGCTTCTTGAAGTTGCAGATGATTTTGTCCTGAGGCAATTCCAAAAGGTTGCATGCATCCCAAAGTTCAAAGACCTGCCAGCCAAACAGCTCCTAAAGTACTTGAACAGTCGCTCGCTCTGTGTTCCATCTGAGCTTGTTGTGTTCAAAGCAGTGGTGACATGGATCCAAGCAAGGCCCCAGGTAAGGATGAATCTTGCTAAAGACCTAATGAAAACCATCCACTTTCCGATTATGACGTTCAAGGAATTCAAAGAGGTTCAATCTTTACCCATGTGGTCTGATCACAGTCTGGCAGAGCTCTATCAAGCAGTTTTTAAGGATTTCTGTTCCAATGAGACTCAGTGCCGGATTTATCTGCCAAAAGAGAGTCTGGTCTTGATTGGAGGTGAACAGATCTCTGAAGACCTGTGTAAGCGCAGCATCAGCAGAGAACTCTGGTTTGGGAATTCCCTAAGGAACCATGGAGGGGTGAAAAAGGCCATGGAGTGGAGGAAGTTGGGAGATATGCCAGAGGCAGAGAGGTTCAATCATGAGGTGGCTGTCCTCAACGGACATCTATATGTGATTGGAGGCAAGAAGTATTATGGCATCCACGACACCTTGAATTCTGTTTACAG GTATGATCCCCTTCAAAATAGCTGGGAGAGTTTGGCTGACATGCAGGAGAAGAGAGGGTCTTTCTCCGTGGTTGTGCTGGATGGAAAGATATATGCCATCGGTGGATATTGTGACCCCGAGTATAGAGAGAGTGTGGAACGATACTGTCCCACTGAAAACTCTTGGAG CTTCGTGTGGCCTTTGGATCTGCCTCTAGCCGCCCATGTTGCAAAGGTTTTACAAGGGCAGATCTTTGTCTCAGGAGGGTTGAGCAACAACAACCAACATCTTGCATCCATGTTTCTGTACCACCCAGAAACAGGAAGCACTTATCTGGCAAACATGGCTAAACCTCGAGCTCGACACTGCATGGAGACCCTGAGTGGATGTCTTTATGTAGCAGGGGGAATCACCACTGGTGTTGACATAAATGTTGTCGACCAGCTGGCTTGTGAGGTGTACAATCCAGTGGCCGACTCCTGGACGGCCTTCACATCTCTGCCAGTGCCACATGTAGGAGCAGGAAGTGTGGTTTTGGAAGGAAAGTTTTATGTGCTGGGTGGATACAGCCAGGAGGACTACAGTGACACTAAGCTGGTCCATCGTTATGATCCCACCACACAGAAGTGGGAGAACATGGGCAAGATGCCAGGGCCGAACAATGACATACGAGCATCTCTGCTGCATTTGCCATCACATTTCAGATTATAA